The following proteins are encoded in a genomic region of Galbibacter sp. BG1:
- a CDS encoding alpha/beta hydrolase, protein MRKTTFMCIALFLCILASSAQVTSTTIESFKLAEKRDIQLYVPEDYSAEKSYPLIVVLDADYLFDIVVANSKFYAYKDEMPKSIVVGVKQEETRYEDCFYSDENGFPDKKGNSFFEFIGMELIPMIAKNYNLAKFKAIVGHGTTANFTNYYLFKGNSLFNAYINLSPTFAPTLERNIPERLGGLEEMIFYYIATGENDDKENMERIRVFQNTMKGITNDNLHYYFDEFENADHYSVASYGTPKALDQIFNMYKPISVEEYKKEVLEHDGPVVEYLTNKYNTIETLFGFRKQVSLNDMMAIYAATKKKEDLESLNELSKIAKKEYPDTMLGFFFEAEYFEQMGEPKKAMRTYEKAFGMKEIDFVTKDLALERIDALKADFGW, encoded by the coding sequence ATGAGAAAGACTACATTTATGTGTATCGCACTCTTTTTGTGCATACTAGCAAGTAGCGCCCAAGTTACTTCCACAACCATAGAATCTTTTAAGTTAGCCGAAAAAAGGGATATTCAACTCTATGTTCCAGAGGACTATTCTGCTGAAAAATCCTACCCATTAATCGTAGTACTCGATGCAGACTATCTATTCGACATTGTGGTTGCCAACAGTAAATTCTATGCCTACAAAGACGAGATGCCAAAAAGCATTGTTGTGGGAGTTAAGCAAGAAGAAACACGTTACGAAGACTGTTTTTATAGCGATGAAAATGGTTTTCCAGATAAAAAAGGAAACAGCTTTTTTGAGTTTATAGGAATGGAGCTTATCCCAATGATTGCCAAAAACTATAATCTAGCAAAATTCAAGGCCATTGTGGGCCATGGCACTACAGCAAATTTCACTAATTATTATCTTTTTAAAGGCAATTCGCTATTCAACGCCTATATAAACCTGTCCCCAACCTTTGCACCCACTTTAGAAAGAAATATCCCGGAGAGATTGGGAGGTCTGGAAGAAATGATTTTTTATTATATCGCCACGGGTGAAAACGACGATAAGGAAAACATGGAAAGAATACGCGTTTTTCAAAATACCATGAAGGGAATTACCAACGACAACTTACATTACTATTTTGATGAATTTGAAAATGCCGATCATTATTCGGTAGCTTCTTACGGGACTCCGAAAGCATTGGATCAAATTTTTAACATGTACAAACCTATTAGCGTAGAAGAATATAAAAAAGAAGTTTTAGAGCATGATGGGCCTGTTGTAGAATACCTTACTAATAAGTACAATACCATTGAAACACTTTTTGGTTTTAGAAAACAGGTAAGCCTTAACGATATGATGGCCATTTATGCTGCTACCAAGAAGAAAGAAGATTTAGAATCTTTAAACGAACTTAGTAAAATTGCTAAAAAGGAATATCCCGACACCATGTTAGGTTTCTTTTTCGAAGCAGAATATTTCGAACAAATGGGTGAACCTAAAAAAGCCATGCGTACCTACGAAAAAGCGTTTGGCATGAAGGAAATCGATTTTGTAACGAAAGATTTGGCTTTAGAGCGTATCGATGCCCTTAAAGCGGATTTTGGTTGGTAG
- a CDS encoding DUF4270 domain-containing protein codes for MSFKGGKVLSTLLILSGVIFFTACEDDYNTIGVDLIDNGKITASKQSYDVSAFNRKLKSVRTNGLTAYQLGDYNQSIYGVTTTSFTSQLLLASTNPTFGDETQNTENAEGSENERITAVYLNLPFFSTVETDTTDLDEDEPRPYRVDSIYGNRQATFSFKAQEFTKFLRDLDPDSNFQDAQEYFSDEDPLPFATTVLYENNAYQLDLNEIIIPDPDAVDDPDTEDVDESKVPAERLSPRIRVELNKEFFQQKILDNEGNGVLNSQNNFKEFLRGIYISTDMPNEDLEMLLNLSGTNSYVELQYDYDSTVEDRDTVKSKTFRLNLSGNKVNYITDNYPDAVLSNFTEDNAAKLYPYGGAGSYVEIDITGGSGDPKIAFQEAIEKGWLINEANLIFYVDESSLPEQNDLTLPDRLYLFDLNNKRSLIDYKRDSIARTGVDSTTFINYGGRLDKSNDVGTRYKFKITDYINNIIRNDSTNIKLGLSTTSTINNTFNVAAFKGTEEVSVPQASITNIFGTVLYGNNVPANDEKRLKLEIYYTEPSNN; via the coding sequence ATGAGTTTTAAAGGAGGGAAAGTGTTATCAACACTACTTATTTTAAGTGGTGTTATTTTTTTTACGGCCTGCGAAGATGACTATAATACCATTGGGGTAGATCTTATCGACAACGGGAAAATCACGGCCAGTAAACAATCCTACGACGTTTCTGCTTTCAATAGAAAATTAAAAAGTGTACGTACAAACGGACTTACAGCATATCAATTAGGAGATTACAATCAATCCATTTATGGGGTTACCACTACTTCATTTACCAGTCAGTTACTATTGGCATCTACAAATCCTACATTTGGAGATGAAACACAAAATACTGAAAATGCAGAAGGTTCAGAAAATGAAAGAATCACAGCGGTTTATCTTAACCTGCCATTTTTTAGCACGGTAGAAACAGATACGACAGATTTGGATGAGGACGAGCCTCGACCATACCGAGTAGATTCCATTTACGGGAACAGACAGGCGACTTTTAGCTTTAAAGCGCAGGAATTTACTAAGTTCTTACGTGATTTAGATCCAGATAGTAATTTTCAGGACGCACAGGAATATTTTTCAGATGAAGATCCGCTTCCATTTGCAACCACTGTGTTGTATGAAAATAATGCATATCAATTGGATTTAAATGAAATCATTATCCCAGATCCTGATGCAGTAGACGACCCTGATACGGAAGATGTTGATGAATCTAAAGTTCCAGCGGAAAGATTATCGCCACGTATTCGAGTAGAATTGAACAAGGAGTTTTTTCAGCAAAAAATATTGGATAATGAAGGGAATGGCGTATTAAACAGTCAGAATAACTTCAAAGAGTTTTTAAGGGGAATTTATATCTCTACGGATATGCCCAATGAAGATTTGGAAATGCTGCTTAATCTAAGCGGTACCAATAGTTATGTGGAATTGCAATATGATTATGATAGTACGGTGGAAGATAGGGATACCGTAAAAAGTAAAACCTTTAGGCTTAATTTATCTGGAAACAAGGTTAACTATATCACCGATAATTATCCGGATGCCGTGTTGAGTAATTTTACAGAAGATAATGCGGCTAAATTATATCCTTATGGTGGTGCTGGAAGTTATGTGGAAATAGATATTACCGGTGGTAGCGGGGATCCTAAAATTGCGTTCCAGGAAGCAATCGAAAAAGGATGGTTGATTAATGAAGCTAATTTGATTTTTTATGTGGATGAATCATCACTTCCTGAGCAAAACGATCTTACATTACCAGATAGGCTTTACTTGTTTGATTTAAACAACAAGAGGTCGTTAATCGACTATAAACGTGATTCTATCGCCAGGACAGGAGTCGATTCCACAACTTTTATTAATTATGGTGGTAGACTTGATAAAAGCAATGATGTGGGTACACGTTACAAGTTTAAGATTACGGATTATATCAATAATATCATTCGTAACGATTCTACCAACATAAAATTAGGCTTATCAACTACGAGTACTATAAACAATACTTTTAATGTTGCCGCTTTTAAAGGAACAGAAGAAGTAAGTGTCCCTCAAGCTTCTATTACTAATATTTTTGGAACTGTTTTATATGGAAACAATGTTCCAGCCAATGATGAGAAAAGATTGAAACTGGAAATTTATTACACGGAACCGAGTAATAATTAA
- a CDS encoding glycogen/starch synthase, with protein MTDKRVLFVASEMVPYLPENEVSSMAYESPRMVNDRGGQIRIFMPRFGNINERRHQLHEVIRLSGMNLVVNDMDMPLIIKVASIPKERIQVYFIDNEEYFKRKATFTDEDGNLFPDNDERAIFFAKGVVETVKKLNWNPDIIHVHGWMASLLPLYLKKYYADEPLFAESKIVTSVYNKGFDGTLDKEMINKIKFDGIDEEAVKALEEPSYSNILKVAVDHSDAVVVASEELPEDLKQHIDSLSKPVQPYISIYEFEEAYHKFYETKVLS; from the coding sequence ATGACAGACAAAAGAGTATTATTTGTCGCTTCAGAAATGGTTCCTTACTTGCCAGAAAACGAAGTGTCTTCAATGGCTTACGAGAGTCCGAGAATGGTGAACGATAGAGGAGGGCAAATACGAATCTTTATGCCTCGTTTTGGAAATATTAATGAGAGAAGGCATCAACTACACGAAGTAATTCGCCTTTCTGGGATGAATTTGGTTGTGAACGACATGGATATGCCGCTTATTATAAAAGTAGCTTCAATTCCAAAGGAAAGAATCCAGGTTTATTTTATCGACAATGAAGAGTACTTTAAACGTAAAGCAACTTTTACGGATGAAGATGGGAATTTGTTTCCAGATAATGACGAACGTGCCATTTTCTTTGCAAAAGGAGTGGTAGAAACAGTGAAGAAATTAAATTGGAATCCAGATATTATCCATGTACATGGATGGATGGCTTCCTTGTTGCCATTATACCTTAAGAAATACTACGCAGACGAACCTTTGTTTGCCGAAAGTAAAATTGTTACCTCTGTTTACAACAAAGGCTTCGATGGAACGTTAGACAAAGAAATGATTAATAAAATTAAGTTTGATGGTATAGATGAAGAGGCCGTTAAAGCCTTGGAGGAGCCTTCTTATAGCAATATTCTAAAAGTAGCCGTAGACCATTCGGATGCTGTAGTTGTCGCTTCGGAAGAATTGCCAGAAGATCTAAAACAACATATCGACTCTTTGTCTAAACCAGTGCAGCCGTATATTTCCATTTACGAATTTGAAGAGGCTTACCACAAATTTTATGAAACAAAAGTATTAAGCTAA
- a CDS encoding glycosyltransferase: MKQSIFTNSSETPNKESSNRLEQFISNSSSSFILGGTFLLMFGAVSLFFFLQPYFEQIHLERMATSWGMALLVLGATLLVIKISFIIFMFVLYLKYKVIKSVSDEDLPLCTVIVPAYNEGELVYKTLKSLVASDYPAEKLQIISIDDGSQDNTWDWMKKAQNELGDRVAIYQQPENRGKRHALYRGFKLGTGDVFITVDSDSIVKEDTLRNMASPFVVNEECGAVAGNVRVLNSKKALIPRMLNVSFAFSFEFIRSAQSRLGSVLCTPGALSAYRRDAVFNCLHDWINQTFMGEVSKIGEDRAMTNMILKQGYKVLFQRKAYVYTNIPERYKNLYKMFIRWERSNVRENLAMSRFAFGNFREGAKSGTRILLLNQWLKMTMAYPAIILMAYFVISYPVLFLSSTLAGIMIFSSMQALFYAKKHSVAESFWAYPYSVFYAFTLFWITPYAIATAGRSGWLTRDLSKKELKKQQQLVAAVSS, encoded by the coding sequence ATGAAACAATCAATATTCACAAACTCGTCTGAAACTCCAAATAAAGAATCGTCGAATCGTTTGGAGCAATTTATATCAAATTCCTCTTCATCGTTTATTTTGGGAGGAACTTTTCTTTTAATGTTTGGAGCGGTATCGCTTTTCTTTTTCTTACAACCTTATTTCGAGCAGATCCATTTGGAGCGTATGGCCACCAGTTGGGGAATGGCGTTGCTAGTTTTGGGAGCTACGTTGTTGGTGATAAAAATTAGCTTTATCATTTTTATGTTTGTGTTGTATTTAAAGTACAAGGTAATAAAATCTGTTTCTGATGAAGATTTGCCATTATGTACAGTTATCGTGCCCGCGTATAATGAAGGAGAGTTGGTCTACAAAACTTTAAAAAGCTTGGTGGCAAGCGATTATCCTGCTGAGAAATTACAAATTATTTCTATCGACGATGGTAGCCAGGATAACACTTGGGATTGGATGAAAAAGGCACAAAATGAACTTGGGGATCGCGTAGCTATTTACCAGCAGCCTGAAAATAGAGGAAAGAGACATGCTTTATACCGTGGATTTAAATTAGGAACCGGAGATGTTTTTATCACTGTAGATAGTGATTCCATTGTAAAAGAAGACACCTTAAGAAACATGGCGAGTCCGTTTGTAGTGAATGAAGAATGTGGTGCTGTGGCCGGAAATGTAAGGGTATTGAATAGTAAGAAAGCATTGATACCACGAATGTTGAATGTAAGTTTTGCCTTCAGTTTTGAATTTATCCGTTCTGCGCAAAGTAGATTGGGATCGGTTTTATGTACTCCGGGAGCTCTTTCAGCGTACAGAAGGGATGCGGTATTTAATTGTTTACACGATTGGATTAACCAAACTTTTATGGGAGAGGTTTCCAAAATCGGGGAAGATCGAGCAATGACCAACATGATATTAAAGCAAGGTTACAAAGTCTTGTTTCAACGTAAAGCTTATGTATACACAAATATACCAGAGCGTTATAAGAACCTTTACAAAATGTTTATCCGATGGGAAAGAAGTAATGTACGTGAAAATCTTGCCATGAGCAGATTTGCTTTTGGGAACTTTAGGGAAGGTGCAAAAAGTGGAACTAGAATTTTGTTGTTGAACCAATGGTTGAAAATGACTATGGCGTACCCAGCAATAATTTTAATGGCTTATTTTGTAATTAGCTATCCTGTTTTGTTCTTAAGTTCAACCTTGGCAGGTATCATGATTTTCTCAAGTATGCAAGCCCTGTTTTATGCTAAAAAACACAGTGTAGCAGAATCTTTTTGGGCGTATCCATATAGTGTATTTTATGCCTTTACCTTGTTCTGGATTACTCCTTATGCCATTGCAACTGCTGGACGTAGTGGTTGGTTAACAAGGGATTTATCTAAAAAAGAATTAAAGAAGCAACAGCAATTGGTTGCTGCAGTATCATCTTAA
- a CDS encoding DinB family protein — protein sequence MNQRYLDYADYNIWANNRLMNDLANQNDNIFNQEFIGSFPTIRATILHLWYAETGWLSRMQTGKWSVEHVVNFSEDTEMLFEEWKSTSMKFREFVKTADLEKKVHFEHKGEQFSIPNREIIQTVFNHGSYHRGQIVMMMRQLGIDKISQTDYIEWVREKERGNLERNLFTLKFRK from the coding sequence ATGAACCAACGGTATTTAGATTACGCGGATTATAATATTTGGGCCAATAATAGATTGATGAACGATTTGGCCAATCAAAACGATAATATATTCAATCAAGAATTTATAGGAAGCTTCCCCACCATCCGAGCTACTATTTTACATCTTTGGTATGCAGAAACAGGGTGGCTTTCTCGCATGCAGACCGGTAAATGGTCGGTGGAGCATGTGGTGAATTTTTCTGAAGATACCGAAATGCTTTTTGAAGAATGGAAAAGTACCTCAATGAAATTTCGCGAATTTGTAAAAACTGCAGATCTAGAAAAAAAAGTACACTTTGAACACAAAGGGGAGCAATTTTCAATTCCTAATCGTGAAATAATCCAAACAGTTTTTAATCACGGCAGTTACCATCGCGGCCAGATTGTTATGATGATGCGGCAATTAGGTATTGATAAAATATCACAAACCGATTATATTGAATGGGTTAGGGAAAAGGAAAGGGGGAATTTGGAACGAAATTTATTCACGTTGAAATTTAGAAAGTAG
- a CDS encoding lysylphosphatidylglycerol synthase transmembrane domain-containing protein: protein MKKIIPLPSLTKKIKNILKRILPLLLGVFFIWYSYSNTTASDRQNIIDSIREANYFWIVLSMLMGILSHIIRAVRWNLLLEPLGYRPKIINNVLALLVGYLANLGIPRSGELLRATTVSTYEDIPFQKAFGTIITERIIDVLMLLIIVFITGILQTEIILDYFSDKEINFVKIIITLTVLGVLGISFLYFIKKAKGGFLGKIKAFVKELLEGVLSIFKMKKKWLFLFYTFAIWGLYIFMFWVIKWSLPETNTLSLNAILASFVAGAFAVSATNGGVGLYPIAVSQILIFYGISSNAGDAFGWIMWSAQTSMIVIFGALAFLFLPIYNKNK from the coding sequence ATGAAAAAAATAATACCCTTACCTAGTTTGACTAAAAAAATCAAGAATATCCTAAAACGTATACTCCCACTATTGCTGGGAGTTTTTTTCATCTGGTATTCGTATTCCAACACAACGGCTTCAGACAGGCAAAATATAATTGACTCAATCCGGGAGGCCAATTATTTTTGGATTGTCCTCTCCATGTTAATGGGAATTCTAAGTCATATTATAAGGGCCGTACGCTGGAACTTACTTTTAGAGCCCTTGGGCTATCGCCCTAAAATTATAAATAATGTGCTTGCCCTGCTGGTAGGTTACTTGGCAAATTTAGGGATCCCAAGGTCTGGCGAACTACTACGTGCCACCACGGTATCTACTTACGAAGATATTCCTTTTCAAAAAGCATTTGGAACCATCATTACAGAAAGGATTATTGATGTACTTATGCTTCTCATCATTGTATTTATAACTGGAATACTTCAAACCGAAATAATACTGGATTATTTCTCTGACAAAGAAATCAACTTTGTCAAAATTATAATTACCCTAACCGTCCTTGGGGTTTTGGGCATTTCTTTTCTTTACTTTATCAAAAAAGCAAAAGGGGGATTTCTAGGTAAAATAAAAGCTTTTGTAAAAGAATTGCTAGAAGGTGTTTTAAGTATTTTCAAAATGAAAAAGAAATGGTTATTCCTATTTTACACTTTCGCTATTTGGGGACTTTACATTTTTATGTTTTGGGTTATTAAATGGAGTCTACCCGAAACTAATACGCTATCCCTTAATGCTATTTTGGCATCCTTCGTTGCCGGCGCATTCGCGGTGAGTGCTACCAACGGCGGTGTTGGTTTATACCCCATCGCTGTGAGTCAAATTTTAATTTTTTACGGGATTTCGAGCAATGCCGGAGATGCTTTTGGATGGATTATGTGGAGCGCTCAAACGTCAATGATCGTTATTTTTGGAGCTTTGGCGTTTCTTTTTTTACCCATATACAATAAAAACAAATAA
- the glmS gene encoding glutamine--fructose-6-phosphate transaminase (isomerizing) → MCGIVGYIGPREAYPIVVKGLERLEYRGYDSAGIVLFDGEDSQLCKTKGKVADLKAKAESEKVTKGKIGLGHTRWATHGVPNDVNAHPHYSNSGNLVIIHNGIIENYGSIKKALEKRGYTFQSDTDTEVLINLIEDIKINQDVKLGKAVQIALNQVIGAYAIAVFDRTKPDEIVAAKLGSPLAIGVGEDEFFIASDASPFIEFTNNAIYLEDEQMAIVKLGRDVKIRQIKGDKPVTPYVHELQLNLEQIEKNGYDHFMLKEIHEQPDAIKDTYRGRLRINEGIIKMAGIEDNLEKILKAKRIIIVACGTSWHAGLVAEYIFEDLARIPVEVEYASEFRYRNPVITSEDVVIAISQSGETADTLAAIKLAKQNGAFVFGVCNVVGSSIAREAHAGAYTHAGPEIGVASTKAFTTQITVLTLIALKLAQNKGMISKTDFHNYLAEMEAIPAKVEECLKVDDHVKYISSVYKDSPNFLYLGRGYNFPVALEGALKLKEISYIHAEGYPAAEMKHGPIALIDEQMPVVVIATKKGHYEKVVSNIQEIKSRKGKIIGIVTEGDEEVKSMADFVIEVPETIEGLTPLLTTIPLQLLSYHIAVMRGCNVDQPRNLAKSVTVE, encoded by the coding sequence ATGTGTGGGATTGTAGGTTATATAGGGCCTAGAGAGGCTTATCCAATAGTTGTAAAAGGTCTTGAAAGACTGGAGTATAGAGGTTACGACAGTGCTGGAATTGTATTGTTTGATGGGGAAGATTCGCAGCTTTGTAAAACCAAAGGAAAAGTAGCCGATTTAAAGGCTAAAGCAGAGAGCGAAAAAGTAACCAAAGGAAAAATAGGGTTGGGACATACGAGATGGGCTACCCATGGAGTTCCAAACGATGTCAATGCGCATCCCCATTACTCTAATTCTGGGAACTTGGTTATTATCCATAACGGAATTATAGAGAACTACGGTTCAATTAAAAAAGCATTGGAAAAGAGAGGTTATACCTTTCAATCTGATACGGATACCGAAGTTCTTATCAATCTTATTGAAGATATAAAAATAAATCAGGATGTAAAGCTTGGAAAGGCAGTTCAAATCGCTTTAAACCAGGTTATTGGAGCCTATGCAATTGCGGTTTTCGACAGAACAAAGCCAGACGAAATTGTGGCTGCCAAATTGGGAAGTCCGTTAGCGATAGGAGTGGGTGAAGATGAATTCTTTATCGCTTCCGATGCTTCTCCATTTATTGAATTTACCAATAACGCTATTTATCTTGAAGATGAGCAAATGGCGATTGTTAAATTAGGACGAGATGTAAAAATCCGTCAGATTAAAGGAGATAAACCCGTTACTCCCTATGTTCATGAGCTTCAGTTGAATTTAGAACAAATTGAAAAAAATGGGTACGACCATTTTATGCTGAAGGAAATACATGAACAACCAGATGCAATTAAAGACACGTACCGTGGAAGGTTGAGAATTAACGAAGGCATTATTAAAATGGCCGGGATTGAAGATAACCTCGAGAAAATCCTAAAAGCAAAACGCATTATAATTGTTGCTTGTGGTACTTCATGGCATGCCGGATTGGTAGCGGAATATATATTCGAGGATTTGGCTCGTATTCCGGTGGAAGTGGAATATGCATCGGAGTTTAGATACAGAAACCCCGTAATTACTTCCGAAGATGTAGTCATTGCTATTTCACAGTCTGGAGAAACGGCAGATACCTTAGCCGCTATTAAGTTGGCAAAACAAAATGGAGCTTTTGTATTTGGTGTATGTAATGTGGTAGGTTCTTCTATTGCTAGGGAAGCCCATGCGGGAGCTTACACCCATGCGGGACCAGAAATTGGGGTAGCCTCTACAAAGGCTTTTACCACACAAATTACAGTACTAACCTTGATTGCGCTTAAATTGGCGCAGAATAAAGGAATGATCTCTAAAACCGATTTCCACAATTATTTAGCGGAAATGGAAGCCATTCCTGCAAAAGTGGAGGAATGTTTAAAAGTAGACGATCACGTAAAATACATTTCATCGGTTTATAAAGATTCTCCTAATTTCTTGTACTTGGGTCGGGGTTATAATTTCCCTGTAGCTCTGGAAGGTGCTCTAAAGTTAAAGGAAATCTCTTACATCCACGCGGAAGGTTATCCGGCTGCGGAAATGAAACACGGTCCTATTGCTTTAATAGATGAGCAAATGCCAGTGGTTGTTATCGCAACTAAAAAAGGGCATTACGAGAAAGTTGTTAGCAACATTCAAGAGATAAAATCCAGAAAAGGAAAAATTATCGGGATTGTAACAGAAGGAGACGAGGAAGTAAAATCGATGGCAGATTTCGTCATCGAAGTACCGGAAACTATTGAAGGTTTAACACCTTTATTGACGACAATCCCTCTACAGTTACTATCTTATCACATCGCTGTCATGCGAGGTTGTAATGTCGATCAGCCTAGAAACCTAGCAAAATCGGTTACCGTGGAGTAA
- the panD gene encoding aspartate 1-decarboxylase, translating into MQIEVVKSKIHRVTVTGADLNYIGSITIDEALMEASNIIEGEKVQIVNINNGERLETYAIKGAKNSGEITLNGPAARKVQRGDIIIIISYGIMDFEEAKNFKPSLIFPNEKNNTLT; encoded by the coding sequence ATGCAAATTGAAGTAGTAAAGTCTAAGATTCATAGAGTTACGGTTACTGGAGCCGACTTGAATTATATAGGAAGCATCACTATAGATGAAGCACTAATGGAAGCCTCTAACATTATTGAAGGCGAAAAAGTGCAAATTGTTAATATAAACAATGGCGAGCGTTTGGAAACCTACGCCATAAAAGGTGCAAAAAACAGTGGGGAGATCACTTTAAATGGCCCTGCTGCCAGAAAAGTTCAACGTGGGGACATCATTATCATTATCTCCTATGGGATTATGGATTTTGAAGAAGCTAAGAATTTTAAACCTTCGCTTATTTTCCCAAATGAAAAAAATAATACCCTTACCTAG
- a CDS encoding PLD nuclease N-terminal domain-containing protein, whose protein sequence is MFSLGMIGPWQILLILFLVGVFPTLVALIDILRNEFKGSDKLVWTLVVLFFNLFGAVLYFLIGREQRITS, encoded by the coding sequence ATGTTTTCACTTGGAATGATTGGGCCTTGGCAAATTTTATTAATACTTTTTTTAGTTGGAGTTTTCCCAACATTAGTTGCCCTAATAGATATTTTGCGAAATGAATTTAAAGGTAGTGACAAGTTGGTATGGACGCTAGTGGTGCTTTTTTTCAATCTTTTTGGTGCAGTTTTATATTTTTTAATTGGCAGAGAGCAAAGAATTACAAGTTAA
- the panC gene encoding pantoate--beta-alanine ligase, translating into MQIFHQKEALIQFLKKEKIENKTIGLVPTMGALHQGHLSLVEKALNDNNTVVVSIFVNPTQFDNKTDLEKYPKTWEKDLENLKKVSDNILIFAPSAEDIYDNKVASETFDFDGLENEMEGKFRSGHFDGVGTIVKKLFTIVQPDRAYFGEKDFQQLQIIRKMVEKHNLPLTIIGCPISREDNGLAMSSRNERLPSDLREKASFIFKTIQKAKEKFGTESAIDTVNWIEEQFRQQPFFKLEYAEIANEKTLKPVKTKKENEHYRLFVAVYANDIRLIDNVALN; encoded by the coding sequence ATGCAAATTTTTCATCAAAAAGAAGCATTAATTCAATTCCTTAAAAAGGAAAAAATAGAGAATAAAACCATTGGCTTAGTACCTACTATGGGTGCATTACACCAGGGTCATCTTTCCCTAGTTGAAAAAGCGCTGAACGATAATAATACAGTAGTGGTAAGCATTTTTGTAAACCCTACGCAATTCGACAACAAAACAGATCTTGAGAAGTACCCTAAAACTTGGGAAAAAGACCTGGAAAACCTCAAAAAAGTAAGCGATAACATTCTTATTTTTGCCCCTTCGGCGGAAGATATCTACGACAACAAAGTAGCCAGCGAAACCTTCGATTTTGACGGACTTGAAAATGAAATGGAAGGCAAATTTAGAAGCGGCCATTTTGACGGGGTAGGAACTATTGTGAAAAAGCTTTTTACCATCGTGCAGCCGGATAGAGCTTATTTTGGAGAAAAAGATTTTCAGCAACTTCAAATCATTAGAAAAATGGTGGAAAAACACAATCTGCCACTTACCATTATTGGATGCCCCATAAGTCGCGAAGACAACGGCCTCGCTATGAGCTCTAGAAACGAACGTCTTCCAAGCGACCTGCGGGAGAAAGCTTCCTTCATCTTTAAAACCATTCAAAAAGCAAAAGAAAAGTTTGGCACAGAAAGTGCAATAGACACCGTGAATTGGATAGAAGAGCAGTTTCGGCAACAGCCTTTTTTTAAATTGGAATACGCCGAAATTGCTAATGAAAAAACGTTAAAACCTGTTAAAACAAAAAAAGAAAACGAACATTACAGACTTTTCGTTGCCGTATATGCAAATGACATACGGTTGATAGATAATGTTGCGTTAAATTAA